CGAGAGAGCGCAACGCCCGACGCTACAGATACCCCAAGTCAGCCAACTGCTCTTTCATCTCGTCGGTGAACTCCGCCTCGTCGGTTTCGGCCGCGGTCCAGTCCACCCAGTCGTCGGCGACGGCCGACAGTTCCTCGACTGCCTCCGGTTGCTCGTCGCTCACGTCGGTCTCCTCGTCGGGGAGTTCGAAGAGCTGGGACTTCCCCTCGCTTTCGAGGTACTTGAACTCGCGGGTCCGAATCGCGCTGAACGGCTGTTCGTGGAGAAGTTCGGTGTTGAACTCCGGATTCACCGCGAAGAACTCGTCGAAGTCGGCGCGTCCGCGCTGGCTTAGGCAGTAGTCGCGCGTCTCGGTCCGGAGGTCGTAGCCGCGGAACTGGTCGTGGTCGCACCCGAGGATGCTCGCAATCGTTCGGGTCACGTCCACGTGCTGGACGAGTTCGTCGCCGTCGCAGTCGAGGTCCGCGCCCGCGACGACCAGCGGAACGTGGGTCAGCGCGTCGTGGAGCGCGAGGTTGTGGCCGACGAGTCCGTACTCGCCGAAGCACTCGCCGTGGTCGGCCGTGACGACGACGATGGTGTCGCCGTTGAGCGCCCGGACGTGGTTGACGATTTCCCGAACGCAGTCGTCGGCGTAGCTGATTTCGGTGTCGTAGAGTGTCTCGATGGTCTCCCACTGTTCGGGGGTGAGTTGGCTCCCGTGGGCGTTGAGTCGCTGGATTCGGTCGGCGCTCCCGTAGAGGTCGAGCGAGAGGGCTATCGCCTCGTCCATCGGCACGGGAAGTGAGTCGCGGAACCGGTCGCGCGCCCGCCGCGGCGGGCAGTAGGGGTGGTGGGGGTTGCCGACGTGGGCGTAGAGGAAGAAGGGGTCGTCGCCGTTCGCGGCCTTCGAGGTCCACTGCTTCGCCATCTCGGTCGTGACGTACGAGAGGTTGTGCCGGTTCCTGTCGAGGGTGAACCCCGGCCCGTGCGACCGGACGTTGAGCGCGTACTTGGCCAGCGCGCGGGTCTTCTCGTTGAGGGGTCGGCCCTCGTGGGACCCGAGGTTGAGACCGTACTTCAGCAGGTCCGCGACGCCGCCGTCGCCGAGGTTCTTCGAGAGCCAGTAGAAGTCCTCGAACCCCCGGTCGAGACCGTTGGCGGAACTCAGGTAACCGTTCGGCGAGAGGCAGGCGGTGCGATACCCCTCGTCGGCGAGCAGTGCCGGGAGGGTCGTCAGGTCCGGCGGGAGCTTTCTCATTCCGGTGCCCTCCTTCCCGACGCCGTGGTCCGAGAGGTACGTCCCGGTGAAAATCGAGGCACTGGACGCTGGCGTCCACATCGAGTGGGCGAAACAGTTCTCGAAGGCGGTGGCATCGTCTTCCTCGGCCAACTGCCGAATCGCGGGCGTGGTGTCCCGGTCGTATCCCCCCATCGGCGTGTGGTCGGCTCTGACGCTTTCGAGCGTCAGCCACACGACGTTCGGCGCGTCCCGTGTCATGGCACCAGTACCGACAGATGTCGGTTTAGCTATTTCGGCCAGCGCTTCCGGTGTCGGTAGAATCGGCGGCCCCGTTCTGAAACTGCTAGCGTGACGAGGCCAGCAAACCTTTGCCTGCGTGGGACCACCGTCTCTCTATGGAACTCGGACCAGACGAAGACGGGCAACCAATCGAAGTCTCGGTCGAAGACGAACCGCCCGGCATGGAGCGCGTCCGGGCCGTCGCCGACCTGCTCGACGAGGCAATCGAGCTTCCGGTAATCGACTACAAAATCGGACTCGACCCCATCCTCGGCATCCTGCCGGTCGGCGGCGACGCAGTTTCTGCGGCCATCTCGCTCTACATCGTCGCCGAGGGCGCGCGGATGGGCGCGTCGCGGGACACCGTGCTGAAGATGCTGTTCAACGTCGGCGTTGACGCGGTTCTCGGGTCGATTCCCGTCCTCGGGACGCTCATCGACGCGGTGTGGAAGGCCAACGAGCGCAACGTCGCGCTGTTGGAAGAGGAGTTGGGCGAGACGGCGTGAGGGTCGGGTCTCGAAGCGGATAGACTCCCGCTCTCTCTCATCGACGCGGGTTCTCGAACCGCCTCACCCCAACCGAACCCAGCAGAACCCGTACCGACCCATCTCGAAGCGCCACCCGTCCGAGCCTTCTTTATCGTTCCCATAACCTCCTATATCGTTCTTAGACGTATCTTTATCTTTCTGAGAGACATCTTTATCGGTCTTGTCCTCCGACTCGACCCGCTCGAACTCCGCTTCGCCGAAGAGTCGAGTCGGTTCGCCGTCGAGTTCGAGAGTCGCCGTCGCGTCGTCGTCGCCGAGGTTGTGGACCGCGGCGACTCGTCCGTGGTCGCTGACCATCCGGTGGGCGAACACCGCGGGGTCGTCGGTGTCGAACACCGCCCAGTCGCCGGTGGCGATTTCGGGGCACTCCCCGCGGAGGCGGTTGAGGCGCGAGAACCACTGGAGCAGGGAATCGGGGTCGCCGCGCTGGTCGGCGACGTTGACCGACTCGTAGCCGAACTCGCCGTCGGAGACGACGGGGCGTACGAGGTCCTCGGGGTCGGCCGTCGAGAATCCGCCGTTTCGGTCCGCCGACCACTGCATCGGGGTCCGGACCGCGGTCCGCCCCGGCAGGTTCAAGTCGTCTCCCATCCCGATTTCGTCGCCGTAGACCACCAGCGGCGTGCCGGGGAGCGAGAACAGCAGACTGTAGGCGAGGCGGATGCGGTCCCCGTCGCCGTCCAACATCGGCGCGAGGCGTCGGCGGATGCCCCGGCCGTAGATTCGCATCCCCTCGTCGGGCGCGAACGCCTCGAACACCGTCTGCTGGTCGTCCTGCGGGAGACGCCCCACGTTGAGTTCGTCGTAGTTCCGGAGGAAGTTGGCCCACTGGCCGCCCGCCGGTCGCGGCGGGAGCAGGTCCAACACCTCCCGAATCGGTTCGGCTTTCTCCTCGGCGAGTGCCAACACGAGGTAGGCGTCGAGCAGGAAGTTGAGCAGGACGTTCATCTCGTCGCTCTCGCCGAGTTCCTCGCGTGCCTCGGCCTCGTCTGGGCGTCGGCCGGTCGTGGTA
Above is a genomic segment from Halorussus caseinilyticus containing:
- a CDS encoding sulfatase, which translates into the protein MTRDAPNVVWLTLESVRADHTPMGGYDRDTTPAIRQLAEEDDATAFENCFAHSMWTPASSASIFTGTYLSDHGVGKEGTGMRKLPPDLTTLPALLADEGYRTACLSPNGYLSSANGLDRGFEDFYWLSKNLGDGGVADLLKYGLNLGSHEGRPLNEKTRALAKYALNVRSHGPGFTLDRNRHNLSYVTTEMAKQWTSKAANGDDPFFLYAHVGNPHHPYCPPRRARDRFRDSLPVPMDEAIALSLDLYGSADRIQRLNAHGSQLTPEQWETIETLYDTEISYADDCVREIVNHVRALNGDTIVVVTADHGECFGEYGLVGHNLALHDALTHVPLVVAGADLDCDGDELVQHVDVTRTIASILGCDHDQFRGYDLRTETRDYCLSQRGRADFDEFFAVNPEFNTELLHEQPFSAIRTREFKYLESEGKSQLFELPDEETDVSDEQPEAVEELSAVADDWVDWTAAETDEAEFTDEMKEQLADLGYL
- a CDS encoding DUF4112 domain-containing protein, with amino-acid sequence MELGPDEDGQPIEVSVEDEPPGMERVRAVADLLDEAIELPVIDYKIGLDPILGILPVGGDAVSAAISLYIVAEGARMGASRDTVLKMLFNVGVDAVLGSIPVLGTLIDAVWKANERNVALLEEELGETA
- a CDS encoding alpha-amylase family protein; this translates as MGTKDQWYENATFYAIDVEAFADGNGDGVGDLRGLTERLDYLESIGVDCVWLLPFYPSPNRDNGYDVSDYYGVGAEYGTLGDFVEFVREADRRGIRVIVDLVVNHTSDQHPWFRAARSDPDSKYRDYYIWREDLPENPDPHRGPVFPGEEDAVWSYDEEAEAFYYHRFYHYQPDLNVANDDVREEIRKIMGFWLQLGVSGFRVDAATLMIDNKGGLESTRLDDPHGVLRDMRHFVERRGDDAILFAEADDAPEHLGEYFGTTTGRRPDEAEAREELGESDEMNVLLNFLLDAYLVLALAEEKAEPIREVLDLLPPRPAGGQWANFLRNYDELNVGRLPQDDQQTVFEAFAPDEGMRIYGRGIRRRLAPMLDGDGDRIRLAYSLLFSLPGTPLVVYGDEIGMGDDLNLPGRTAVRTPMQWSADRNGGFSTADPEDLVRPVVSDGEFGYESVNVADQRGDPDSLLQWFSRLNRLRGECPEIATGDWAVFDTDDPAVFAHRMVSDHGRVAAVHNLGDDDATATLELDGEPTRLFGEAEFERVESEDKTDKDVSQKDKDTSKNDIGGYGNDKEGSDGWRFEMGRYGFCWVRLG